From a region of the Arachis ipaensis cultivar K30076 chromosome B09, Araip1.1, whole genome shotgun sequence genome:
- the LOC107614977 gene encoding putative F-box/FBD/LRR-repeat protein At1g66290 — protein MDEKMDHISGLPETLLHDILSRLPKKDAIKTSVLSKTWRETLYTFPILSICDRGSIRKFSKRKEDQPIKAFLDHGKQRLVRFSDQGLAIKEFKLKLSLTCYDLQLIYPDVDQWLKLASECDVQTLKLCLPTLKEDDPCLCYILHPGVIEARSLNKLVLKGRIRFDKEFLNPSVKFSSLCVLSLSYVLFDDEGAIEHVISHCPLIEQITLKWCYVYNPSRTKFSFMKSLGIHGLQKLKGVDIQGVEEVYIDAPNIEKIYYGAVSDEPSKISFDSCRNLRALTLMNMKIEFIITNEWFLHLFSKFPFLESLELIECFMFDIINISSGQLKALVLSNCSTMVKLEIDTPNLSSFRYYFAGDDLPSISFRQCSSQLQVNVHLHMFPPFLYQLGKFVKQFKPQKFLTWLSLSIRPDDDHYHDWEEEDDPYSFPATFPVPIIKHLVIRSVRGIQSNKYGLLVNRLFHSWYPETISLSLNPSHCSKAFIESLYLMPMKTKKRSLYLMPMEMKEKGKSCSYCHHKSKCWLHGFKDVKVTSSVKNDVNVVDFAHLKSILDRLSSSDNRNISFRLK, from the exons ATGGATGAAAAAATGGACCATATATCCGGCTTACCAGAAACCTTACTTCATGACATTCTCTCAAGACTGCCAAAGAAAGATGCTATCAAGACTAGTGTTTTGTCTAAGACATGGAGAGAAACATTGTATACCTTTCCCATTTTGTCTATTTGTGACCGAGGATCTATTAGGAAGTTTTCCAAGCGGAAGGAAGATCAACCAATTAAGGCATTCCTTGATCATGGCAAGCAAAGATTGGTGAGGTTCAGTGACCAAGGCTTAGCAATCAAAGAATTCAAGCTCAAGCTTAGTTTAACCTGCTATGACCTTCAGCTTATATACCCTGATGTTGATCAGTGGCTTAAGTTAGCTAGTGAATGTGATGTCCAGACCCTAAAGCTTTGCCTGCCTACTTTAAAAGAGGATGATCCGTGCCTATGTTATATCTTGCATCCAGGTGTCATTGAAGCAAGATCACTTAATAAGTTAGTGCTTAAGGGGAGAATCAGATTTGACAAAGAATTCCTGAATCCTTCAGTCAAGTTTTCCTCACTCTGTGTATTATCCTTGAGCTATGTCCTTTTTGATGACGAAGGTGCTATCGAGCATGTTATTTCTCATTGTCCTTTAATTGAGCAGATAACCTTGAAGTGGTGTTACGTATACAATCCTTCAAGAACAAAATTTTCCTTTATGAAATCCTTAGGCATACATGGTCTGCAAAAGCTCAAGGGAGTTGATATTCAAGGCGTAGAAGAAGTTTATATTGATGCTCCAAATATTGAGAAAATATATTATGGTGCTGTCAGTGATGAGCCCTCTAAGATAAGTTTTGATAGTTGCAGAAATTTGAGAGCTTTGACCTTGATGAATATGAAGATTGAATTTATTATTACAAACGAGTGGTTTCTTCATCTGTTTTCTAAATTTCCTTTCCTTGAGAGTTTGGAATTGATTGAATGTTTCATGTTTGATATCATTAATATTTCAAGTGGTCAACTCAAGGCTTTGGTGTTGTCTAATTGTTCTACCATGGTGAAGCTAGAAATTGACACTCCAAATCTGTCATCATTTCGGTACTATTTTGCTGGTGACGACTTACCTTCCATATCTTTTCGACAATGTTCTAGTCAACTGCAAGTAAATGTTCATCTCCACATGTTTCCTCCATTTCTTTACCAGTTGGGGAAATTTGTCAAACAATTTAAACCACAAAAATTCTTGACATGGCTCTCGCTCTCTATACGTCCTGATGATGATCATTATCAT GATTGGGAAGAGGAAGATGACCCATATTCATTCCCAGCTACATTCCCTGTGCCAATCATCAAACACTTGGTCATACGGTCTGTTCGGGGAATTCAATCTAATAAGTATGGGCTTCTTGTGAATCGCTTGTTCCATAGTTGGTACCCAGAAACAATTTCATTGAGCTTGAACCCTTCTCATTGCAGTAAAGCATTCATCGAG TCTTTATACTTGATGCCAATGAAAACGAAAAAACGGTCTTTATACTTGATGCCAATGGAAATGAAGGAAAAGGGTAAGTCTTGCTCCTACTGTCATCACAAGTCTAAGTGTTGGTTGCATGGCTTCAAGGATGTCAAGGTCACAAGCTCAGTCAAAAATGATGTGAATGTTGTTGATTTTGCTCATCTCAAATCTATTTTAGATAGATTGTCAAGTTCAGATAATAGAAATATTAGTTTTAGATTAAAATAG
- the LOC107614978 gene encoding receptor-like protein 12, with amino-acid sequence MDEEDSIKKLQYSRLIEDVFPSRLEALQELQVLSLRNNKFYGTITCLSMKHPFPKLRIFDVSNNKFSGPLPMQYFQEFQGMMTRNDNTQTGGLEYMGTNASTTIVPYNDSVVIIMKGEMIEMSRILTIFTTIDLSNNLFEGKIPQILGELNSLKGLNLSHNKISGIIPQTLGNLTSLEWLDLSRNQLKGEIPMALINLNFLSVLNLSKNQLEGMIPTGKQFNTFQNDSYKNNPMLCGFPLSKSCGNDEEQPPSVFTEATESLFGWKSVTVGYGCGVVFGMFLGKLFIKTAKPLWLARLLCRYT; translated from the exons ATGGATGAGGAGGATAGTATTAAAAAATTACAATACTCAAg actAATAGAAGATGTATTTCCCAGTAGGCTAGAAGCTCTTCAGGAATTACAGGTACTCAGTTTACGAAATAACAAATTTTATGGTACCATTACTTGTTTGAGTATGAAGCACCCATTTCCAAAGTTGAGAATTTTTGATGTGTCTAATAACAAGTTTAGTGGCCCTTTGCCAATGCAATACTTTCAAGAGTTTCAAGGAATGATGACTCGGAATGATAATACTCAAACTGGCGGTTTGGAGTATATGGGTACCAATGCTAGTACGACCATTGTACCATATAATGACTCTGTTGTGATCATTATGAAAGGTGAAATGATAGAAATGTCAAGGATATTAACTATCTTCACAACCATAGACTTGTCAAATAACTTATTTGAAGGAAAAATCCCACAAATTCttggagaattgaattctctcaAAGGGCTTAACCTTTCACACAACAAAATCAGTGGTATCATTCCACAAACTTTGGGAAATTTGACAAGTTTGGAATGGTTAGACCTCTCACGGAACCAATTGAAAGGTGAGATTCCTATGGCTTTGATAAATTTGAATTTTCTATCTGTCTTGAACCTTTCTAAAAATCAATTGGAGGGAATGATACCAACGGGAAAACAGTTCAATACATTCCAAAATGATTCCTACAAAAATAATCCAATGCTTTGTGGATTCCCTTTGTCAAAGTCATGCGGCAATGATGAAGAACAACCACCTTCAGTGTTTACTGAGGCAACAGAATCATTATTTGGGTGGAAGTCAGTTACAGTGGGATATGGATGCGGAGTGGTATTTGGAATGTTCCTTGGAAAGTTGTTCATCAAGACTGCGAAACCCTTGTGGCTTGCCAGACTTCTTTGTCGCTATACTTAA
- the LOC107614979 gene encoding FBD-associated F-box protein At5g56370-like, which yields MDEKMDHISGLPETLLHDILSRLPKKDAIKTSVLSKTWREILYTFPILSICDRESIRRSSKRKKDQQIKTFLDYGKQRLLRFSEQGLAIKEFKLKLSLTCYDLQLIYPDVDQWLKLASECDLQTLKLCLPTLKEDDPCLCYILHPGVIEARSLNKLVLKGRIRFDKEFLNPSVKFSSLRVLSLSYVLFDDEGAIEHVISHCPLIEHITLKWCYVYNPQGARDKQISLMKSVSMHGLQKLKGVDIQGVQNVYIDAPNIEKIYYDADSDEPCKMNFDSCRNLRALTLMNVKNEFSFTFTATWFLHLSSKFPFLESLELVDCSVFENIKISSSQLKALVLCDCSTMEKLEIDTPNLLSFRYYYAGDDLPSISFLSCSSQLEVNVRLNMIHPRLYQLKKFVKQFKNPQKFSSLSLSIHPCIPSDESFYDDEYYYWEDPYSLPPTLSVPSIKHLVIRSIREVKSKYSLLVNRLFYSLCQKLFH from the exons ATGGATGAAAAAATGGACCATATATCCGGCTTACCAGAAACCTTACTTCATGACATTCTCTCAAGACTGCCAAAGAAAGATGCTATCAAGACTAGTGTTTTGTCTAAGACATGGAGAGAAATATTATATACCTTTCCAATTTTGTCGATTTGTGACCGAGAATCTATTAGgaggtcttccaagaggaagaaagatcaacaaattaAGACATTCCTTGATTATGGCAAGCAAAGATTGCTGAGGTTCAGTGAACAAGGCTTAGCAATCAAAGAATTCAAGCTCAAGCTTAGTTTAACCTGCTATGACCTTCAGCTTATATACCCTGATGTTGATCAGTGGCTTAAGTTAGCCAGTGAATGTGATCTCCAGACCCTAAAGCTTTGCCTGCCTACTTTAAAAGAGGATGATCCGTGCCTATGTTATATCTTGCATCCAGGTGTCATTGAAGCAAGATCACTTAATAAGTTAGTGCTGAAGGGGAGAATCAGATTTGACAAAGAATTCCTGAATCCTTCAGTCAAGTTTTCCTCACTCCGTGTATTATCCTTGAGCTATGTCCTTTTTGATGACGAAGGTGCTATCGAGCATGTTATTTCTCATTGTCCTTTAATTGAGCACATAACCTTGAAGTGGTGTTATGTATACAACCCCCAAGGTGCCCGAGATAAGCAAATTTCTCTTATGAAATCAGTAAGCATGCATGGTCTACAAAAGCTCAAGGGAGTTGATATTCAGGGAGTACAAAATGTTTATATTGATGCTCCAAATATTGAGAAAATATATTATGATGCTGACAGTGATGAGCCCTGCAAGATGAATTTTGATAGTTGTAGAAATTTGAGAGCTTTGACCTTAATGAATGTGAAGAATgaatttagttttacttttacagCCACATGGTTTCTTCATCTGTCTTCCAAATTTCCTTTCCTTGAGAGTTTGGAATTGGTTGACTGCTCCGTGTTTGAGAACATTAAGATCTCAAGTTCTCAACTCAAGGCTTTGGTGTTATGTGATTGCTCTACTATGGAGAAGCTTGAAATTGACACTCCAAATCTATTATCATTTCGATACTATTATGCTGGTGACGACTTACCTTCCATATCTTTTCTAAGCTGTTCTAGTCAACTGGAAGTAAATGTTCGGCTCAATATGATTCATCCACGTCTTTACCAGTTGAAGAAATTTGTCAAACAATTTAAAAACCCACAAAAGTTCTCATCACTCTCCCTCTCCATCCATCCTTGCATCCCTTCTGATGAGAGTTTTTATGATGATGAATATTAT TATTGGGAAGATCCATATTCATTGCCACCTACATTGTCTGTGCCAAGCATCAAACACTTGGTCATACGCTCTATTCGGGAAGTTAAATCTAAGTATTCGCTTCTTGTGAATCGCTTGTTCTATAGTTTGTGCCAGAAACTATTTCATTGA